One Alphaproteobacteria bacterium genomic window carries:
- the parC gene encoding DNA topoisomerase IV subunit A, with protein sequence MAQSSEAGEIRIAPFSEALGERYLSYALSTIMSRSLPDVRDGLKPVHRRLLYAMRELRLDPTTGFKKCARIVGDVMGKYHPHGDAAIYDAMVRLAQDFAVRYPLVDGQGNFGNIDGDNPAAMRYTEARLTEIAKALLDGIDEDAVDFRDTYDGEGAEPVVLPANFPNLLANGAAGIAVGMATSIPPHNVGEICNALLHLIRHPNASIDKLADFIPGPDFPTGGVLVESRENVLEAYRTGRGGFRLRARWHTEKTRGGGYVVVVTEIPYQVQKSKLIEKVAELLNNRKLTMLGDIQDESTTEVRLVLEPKSRNIDATVMMESLFRQTDLETRASLNMNVLDADQVPRVMDLREVLGAFLAHRQDVLMRRTRHRLANIERRLEILGGYLVAYLNLDEVIRIVREEDDPKAELIATFDLTELQADSVLNMRLRSLRKLEEMEIRNEHKALSGEQAELTELLGSEDLRWKAIAEQISALRKDYGPKSALGARRTDIGDVPSDVVVPLEAMIDREPVTVLCSRNGWIRAARGHLQDTSDVRYKEGDQERFVLHAETTDKVLVFATDGRFYTLGVDKLPGGRGFGEPLRLMLDLAQGHDIVSLSLYNPDRKLLVASSDGRGFVVQERAVFAQTRAGRQVLNVSGDVEARICTPVDGDTVAVIGENRKLLLFDAAELPEMARGRGVLLQRYRDGGLADAIVFKSESGLTWQSGERTRTETDLREWMGKRAQAGRLPPRGFPKNNKFK encoded by the coding sequence ATGGCCCAGTCTTCCGAAGCCGGTGAAATCCGGATCGCTCCTTTTTCCGAGGCGCTCGGCGAGCGTTACCTGTCCTATGCGCTGTCGACGATCATGTCGCGGTCGCTGCCGGATGTCCGCGACGGGCTGAAACCGGTGCACCGGCGCCTGCTTTACGCAATGCGCGAATTGCGCCTCGATCCCACGACCGGTTTCAAGAAATGCGCCCGCATCGTCGGCGATGTGATGGGCAAGTATCATCCGCATGGGGATGCGGCGATCTACGATGCGATGGTTCGGCTGGCGCAGGATTTCGCCGTCCGTTATCCGCTGGTCGACGGGCAGGGCAATTTCGGCAATATCGACGGCGATAACCCGGCGGCGATGCGCTACACCGAGGCGCGGCTGACCGAAATCGCCAAGGCGCTGCTGGACGGGATCGACGAGGACGCGGTCGATTTCCGCGACACCTATGACGGCGAAGGCGCGGAACCGGTCGTGCTGCCGGCGAATTTCCCCAACCTGCTGGCCAATGGCGCGGCGGGGATCGCGGTGGGGATGGCGACCAGCATTCCGCCGCATAATGTGGGCGAAATCTGCAATGCGCTGCTGCATCTGATCAGGCATCCGAACGCCTCGATCGACAAGCTGGCGGACTTCATCCCGGGGCCCGATTTTCCGACCGGCGGCGTGCTGGTGGAAAGCCGGGAGAACGTATTGGAGGCGTATCGGACCGGGCGCGGCGGGTTCCGCCTGCGGGCGCGCTGGCATACGGAAAAGACCCGGGGCGGCGGCTATGTCGTCGTGGTGACGGAAATCCCCTACCAGGTGCAGAAATCGAAGCTGATCGAAAAGGTCGCGGAGCTTCTGAACAACCGCAAGCTGACCATGCTGGGGGATATCCAGGACGAATCCACGACCGAAGTGCGCCTGGTGCTGGAGCCGAAAAGCCGCAATATCGACGCCACCGTGATGATGGAATCGCTGTTCCGGCAGACGGATCTGGAAACCCGCGCATCGCTGAACATGAACGTGCTCGACGCGGACCAGGTGCCGCGCGTGATGGACCTGCGCGAAGTTCTGGGCGCATTTCTGGCGCATCGCCAGGACGTGCTGATGCGGCGGACGCGGCACCGGCTCGCCAATATCGAGCGGCGGCTGGAAATCCTCGGCGGTTATCTGGTTGCCTATCTGAACCTGGATGAGGTCATCCGCATCGTGCGCGAGGAGGACGATCCGAAGGCCGAACTTATCGCGACTTTCGATCTTACGGAGCTTCAGGCGGATTCCGTGCTGAACATGCGGCTGCGCAGCCTGCGGAAGCTGGAGGAAATGGAAATCCGCAACGAGCACAAGGCGCTGAGCGGGGAACAGGCCGAACTGACCGAACTGCTCGGCAGCGAGGACCTGCGCTGGAAGGCGATAGCCGAGCAGATTTCCGCGCTGCGCAAGGATTACGGGCCGAAATCGGCGCTGGGCGCCCGGCGCACGGATATCGGCGACGTCCCGTCCGATGTGGTCGTGCCGCTGGAAGCCATGATCGACCGCGAACCGGTGACCGTGCTGTGTTCCAGGAACGGCTGGATTCGCGCCGCGCGCGGCCACCTGCAGGACACGAGCGACGTCCGCTACAAGGAAGGCGACCAGGAACGTTTCGTGTTGCATGCGGAAACAACGGACAAGGTGCTGGTCTTCGCGACGGACGGCCGGTTCTACACGCTCGGCGTCGACAAGCTGCCGGGCGGCCGCGGTTTTGGCGAACCGCTTCGGCTGATGCTCGATCTGGCGCAGGGCCACGATATCGTTTCGCTGTCCCTCTATAATCCGGACCGGAAGCTGCTGGTTGCCTCCAGCGATGGCCGGGGCTTCGTGGTGCAGGAACGGGCGGTGTTCGCGCAGACCCGGGCGGGCCGTCAGGTGCTGAACGTCTCCGGCGATGTCGAGGCCAGGATCTGTACGCCCGTGGACGGCGATACGGTTGCCGTGATCGGCGAAAACCGGAAACTGCTGCTGTTCGACGCGGCGGAACTGCCGGAAATGGCGCGCGGCCGCGGGGTTTTGCTGCAGCGCTATCGCGACGGAGGGCTGGCGGACGCCATTGTGTTCAAAAGCGAATCGGGGCTGACTTGGCAAAGCGGCGAGCGGACGCGGACCGAAACGGATCTGCGCGAATGGATGGGCAAACGGGCGCAGGCCGGCCGGCTGCCGCCGCGCGGCTTCCCGAAGAACAATAAATTCAAATAG
- the recO gene encoding DNA repair protein RecO yields the protein MPASSIRYDRRQSGTIGFIVKQFDMEIRVMYNGVMDWTDQGIVLSARRHGESSVILTVLTEMHGRFSGLVRGGQSRRNRGVLEQGNLVSAVWRARLEEHLGNFTVELVTAHAARLLDRAERLAALNTVCRMLDVCLAEREAHPALFAATVAVIEALDRDDWAAHLVIWETGLLGELGFGLDLSCCAATGTTDDLSYVSPRSGRAVSLSAGEPYRDRLLALPTFLTGRGTAGPGDIIDGLALSGYFLERHVYRPQGLRLPDSRERLIEGLRRKFREGAAELDD from the coding sequence ATGCCGGCATCCTCCATTCGGTATGATCGCCGACAGTCTGGCACGATCGGTTTCATCGTCAAGCAGTTCGATATGGAAATCCGCGTGATGTATAACGGCGTCATGGACTGGACCGATCAGGGCATAGTGCTTTCGGCGCGCCGGCATGGTGAATCGTCCGTGATTCTGACCGTGCTGACCGAAATGCATGGCCGGTTTTCCGGCCTCGTGCGCGGCGGGCAGTCGCGCCGCAATCGGGGCGTGCTCGAACAGGGAAATCTGGTGTCCGCGGTCTGGCGCGCCCGGCTGGAAGAACATCTCGGTAATTTCACGGTCGAACTCGTGACGGCCCATGCCGCACGGCTGCTGGACCGGGCGGAACGCCTGGCGGCGCTGAACACGGTCTGCCGGATGCTGGATGTCTGCCTTGCCGAACGCGAGGCGCATCCGGCGCTGTTCGCGGCGACAGTCGCGGTGATCGAGGCGCTGGATCGCGATGACTGGGCGGCGCATCTGGTAATCTGGGAAACCGGCCTGCTGGGCGAACTCGGCTTCGGCCTCGATCTCTCCTGCTGCGCGGCGACGGGAACGACCGACGACCTCTCCTATGTTTCGCCCCGCAGCGGCCGCGCGGTGTCCCTGTCGGCCGGCGAACCCTACCGCGACCGGTTGCTGGCCCTGCCGACCTTTCTGACCGGCAGGGGGACGGCGGGGCCGGGGGACATCATCGACGGGCTGGCCCTGAGCGGATATTTCCTCGAACGGCACGTGTATCGGCCGCAGGGCCTGCGCCTGCCCGATTCGCGTGAACGGCTGATCGAAGGATTGCGCAGAAAGTTCCGGGAGGGAGCGGCAGAACTCGACGATTGA
- a CDS encoding putative hydro-lyase yields the protein MEATVTALAQQADNPGHAARLAIRGGAHRTHTAGLAPGYVQANLAIMPASDAQAFQTFCQLNPKPCPMLAIGAPGDTSLPSLGKDIDLRTDLSGYRVFRDGREIDVTDDITGYWRDDLVSFPLGCSFSFEEALLLDDIPLRHVERNECVAMYRTNIDTVPSGKFGGKLVVSMRPMKPADAIRAIQITSRFPNVHGAPIHIGLPEAIGVTDIENPAFGGAPPRMKGDEIPVFWACGVTPQVAIEHARPSFCITHLPGHMLITDLKNSHLSVI from the coding sequence ATGGAAGCGACAGTCACCGCCCTGGCGCAACAGGCGGACAATCCCGGGCATGCGGCGCGGCTTGCGATCCGCGGCGGTGCGCACCGCACCCATACGGCGGGGCTCGCGCCCGGATACGTCCAGGCGAACCTCGCCATCATGCCGGCGTCGGATGCGCAGGCGTTCCAGACGTTCTGCCAGCTGAATCCCAAACCCTGCCCCATGCTGGCCATCGGCGCGCCGGGCGACACGAGCCTGCCCTCGCTGGGCAAGGATATCGACCTGCGCACCGACCTTTCGGGATACCGGGTTTTCCGGGACGGCCGGGAAATCGACGTGACCGACGATATCACCGGATACTGGCGCGACGACCTGGTATCGTTTCCGCTCGGCTGTTCATTTTCCTTCGAGGAGGCCCTGCTGCTGGACGATATCCCGCTGCGCCATGTCGAACGCAACGAATGCGTCGCCATGTACCGCACGAATATCGACACCGTCCCGTCCGGAAAGTTCGGCGGCAAACTCGTGGTTTCCATGCGGCCGATGAAACCGGCCGACGCCATCCGCGCGATCCAGATCACCAGCCGCTTTCCGAACGTGCATGGCGCGCCGATCCATATCGGCCTGCCCGAAGCCATCGGCGTGACGGATATCGAAAACCCGGCCTTCGGCGGCGCGCCGCCCCGCATGAAGGGCGATGAAATCCCGGTTTTCTGGGCCTGCGGGGTCACGCCGCAGGTTGCCATCGAACATGCCAGGCCGTCCTTCTGCATCACGCACCTGCCGGGGCACATGCTGATTACCGATCTGAAGAACAGCCACCTTTCGGTGATCTGA
- the era gene encoding GTPase Era, whose translation MSESPATRFGFVAVLGAPNAGKSTLMNKIVGAKVSIVSPKVQTTRARVLGIAIRGQTQIVFVDTPGIFEPKRRLDRAMVEAAWKGAADADIIALVVDSERGYDANTRRIVEAEALPAGGALLILNKIDRIARTRLLILADEINASGKIRDTFMISALDGDGVDDLAQYFADNVPEGPWMFPEDQISDMPMRMMAAEAVREQLFLQLHQELPYALTVETEAWETLKDGSHKVSAVIIIERDSQKGMVLGKGGSRIKAVGEAARFELEKMFGDRIHLFLHVKVRRDWKDRAEHYSVMGLDFPKG comes from the coding sequence ATGTCTGAATCTCCCGCCACGCGGTTCGGTTTCGTTGCGGTGCTCGGTGCGCCGAATGCCGGAAAATCGACCCTGATGAACAAGATCGTCGGCGCCAAGGTCTCTATCGTTTCGCCCAAGGTGCAAACCACGCGGGCGCGGGTATTGGGTATCGCCATCCGCGGCCAGACCCAGATCGTCTTCGTCGATACGCCGGGAATTTTCGAACCGAAGCGGCGGCTGGACCGTGCGATGGTCGAGGCCGCCTGGAAGGGCGCCGCCGATGCGGACATTATCGCGCTGGTCGTCGACAGCGAGCGCGGCTACGACGCCAATACACGGCGGATCGTCGAAGCCGAAGCCCTGCCGGCTGGCGGTGCGCTGCTGATCCTGAACAAGATCGACCGGATCGCGCGCACCCGGCTGCTGATCCTGGCGGACGAAATCAACGCCAGCGGCAAAATTCGCGATACGTTCATGATTTCGGCTTTGGATGGCGATGGCGTCGACGATCTGGCGCAGTATTTCGCCGACAACGTGCCGGAAGGCCCCTGGATGTTTCCCGAGGACCAGATATCCGACATGCCGATGCGGATGATGGCGGCGGAGGCGGTGCGCGAACAGCTGTTCCTGCAACTGCATCAGGAACTGCCCTATGCGCTGACCGTGGAAACGGAAGCCTGGGAAACGCTGAAGGACGGCAGCCACAAGGTGTCAGCGGTGATCATTATCGAACGCGACAGCCAGAAAGGCATGGTCCTGGGCAAGGGCGGCAGCCGCATCAAGGCGGTCGGCGAGGCGGCCCGGTTCGAACTGGAGAAAATGTTCGGCGACCGTATCCACCTGTTCCTGCACGTCAAGGTGCGCCGCGACTGGAAGGACAGGGCGGAACATTACAGCGTGATGGGGCTCGACTTTCCCAAGGGTTAA
- the rnc gene encoding ribonuclease III: MVSTDPGARAADRLVAAFQHTFRDPGLLYEALTHGSAGDEHGHNYERLEFLGDRVLSLVIAELLFRQFPDEAEGKLARRYTALVRREALAEVASEIGLGAHLVLSRGEDDSGGRDNPSLLADVCEAVIAALYLDGGLPVVENFIKRYWTPMMSRSLKPPVDAKTALQEWLQGRGRPLPVYRIVDRTGPDHAPEFTIEVATESGKAAVGTGASRRVAEQNAATALLKIMEANV, from the coding sequence ATGGTATCGACTGACCCGGGCGCCAGGGCGGCCGACCGGCTGGTGGCGGCCTTCCAGCATACCTTCCGGGATCCCGGCCTGCTGTATGAAGCGCTGACCCACGGCAGCGCCGGCGACGAGCACGGGCATAATTACGAGCGGCTGGAATTCCTGGGCGACCGGGTCCTGTCGCTGGTCATCGCGGAACTGCTGTTCCGGCAGTTTCCCGATGAGGCCGAGGGCAAGCTGGCCCGCCGGTACACGGCGCTGGTCCGGCGCGAGGCGCTGGCCGAGGTGGCGTCGGAAATCGGTCTGGGCGCGCATCTGGTTCTCAGCCGCGGCGAGGATGATTCCGGCGGCCGCGACAACCCGTCCCTGCTGGCGGATGTCTGCGAAGCGGTAATCGCGGCGCTGTACCTGGATGGCGGCCTGCCGGTCGTCGAAAACTTCATAAAGCGGTACTGGACCCCGATGATGTCCCGTTCGCTGAAACCGCCGGTCGATGCGAAAACCGCGTTGCAGGAATGGCTGCAGGGACGGGGAAGGCCGCTGCCGGTTTACCGGATCGTGGACCGCACCGGGCCGGATCATGCGCCCGAATTCACCATCGAGGTCGCCACCGAATCGGGAAAAGCGGCGGTCGGTACCGGCGCCAGCCGCCGCGTCGCCGAACAGAATGCCGCCACCGCCCTCCTGAAGATAATGGAAGCGAATGTCTGA
- the lepB gene encoding signal peptidase I, with translation MASKNAQNDPAAKAAAGSKSGSETVETIKTVTYAILVALVLRTFLFEPFNIPSGSMKPTLLVGDYLFVSKYSYGYSRHSFPFSPPLFKGRIFESEPERGDVAVFKKPTDNETDYIKRIVGLPGDRIQVVSGVLHINGVPVKRRRIGDFALGEPGPPMVVRYVETLPNGVAYQILEVQGDTGRLDDTDVFTVPPGQYFAMGDNRDNSQDSRVLDEVGFIPAENLVGKAQFLFFSTNGAARIWEVWKWPVSIRYGRLFNGID, from the coding sequence ATGGCGTCCAAAAATGCGCAGAATGACCCGGCAGCCAAGGCTGCGGCGGGGTCTAAGTCGGGCAGCGAAACCGTCGAAACGATCAAGACGGTTACTTATGCGATCCTTGTCGCCCTGGTCCTGCGGACTTTCCTTTTCGAGCCCTTCAATATCCCGTCGGGGTCGATGAAGCCGACGCTGCTGGTCGGCGACTATCTGTTTGTTTCAAAGTATTCATATGGTTACAGTCGGCATTCCTTCCCGTTCAGCCCGCCGCTGTTCAAGGGACGGATATTTGAAAGTGAGCCGGAACGCGGCGACGTCGCCGTGTTCAAGAAGCCGACGGACAATGAAACGGATTACATCAAGCGGATCGTCGGCCTGCCCGGCGACCGCATCCAGGTGGTCAGCGGCGTGCTGCATATCAACGGCGTACCGGTAAAACGGCGCCGCATCGGCGATTTCGCGCTGGGCGAACCGGGACCGCCGATGGTCGTGCGCTATGTGGAAACGCTGCCGAACGGCGTCGCCTATCAGATCCTCGAAGTACAGGGGGATACGGGCCGGCTCGACGACACCGATGTGTTTACCGTACCGCCGGGGCAATATTTCGCGATGGGCGACAACCGGGACAACTCGCAGGACAGCCGCGTGCTCGACGAGGTCGGCTTCATTCCGGCGGAAAACCTGGTCGGCAAGGCTCAGTTCCTGTTTTTCTCGACCAATGGCGCGGCCCGCATCTGGGAAGTCTGGAAATGGCCCGTCTCGATACGTTACGGTCGTCTGTTCAATGGTATCGACTGA
- the acpS gene encoding holo-ACP synthase gives MIIGLGTDLCDISRIEETLTRFAGRFEKRLYTIQEQARAERRPFNRAGRYAQMFAAKEACSKALGTGFRKGVFWRDMEVVHLPSGKPTMSLTGGARARLDMLTPPGMRAHVEVSLTDESGLANAVVIIFAVPDVAASLDTGRSGTP, from the coding sequence ATGATCATCGGGCTGGGTACCGACCTCTGCGATATATCCCGGATCGAGGAAACGCTGACGCGTTTTGCCGGGCGGTTCGAAAAGCGCCTTTACACCATACAGGAACAGGCGCGGGCCGAGCGCAGGCCGTTCAACCGCGCGGGCCGCTACGCCCAGATGTTCGCCGCCAAGGAGGCGTGTTCCAAGGCGCTTGGCACGGGTTTCCGCAAGGGGGTGTTCTGGCGCGACATGGAGGTCGTGCACCTGCCGTCGGGAAAACCTACCATGTCCCTGACCGGCGGCGCGCGGGCACGGCTGGATATGCTGACGCCGCCCGGCATGCGGGCGCATGTCGAGGTGTCGCTGACCGATGAATCGGGGCTGGCGAACGCGGTCGTGATCATTTTTGCAGTGCCGGATGTCGCGGCGAGCCTTGACACTGGCCGCAGCGGAACACCATAA
- a CDS encoding pyridoxine 5'-phosphate synthase has translation MRNNSKLRLGVNIDHVATIRNAREGDYPDPVRAARMAAAAGADGITAHLREDRRHIRDDDIRRIREEVDAPLNFEMAATEEMVAIALRYLPHAVCIVPEKREERTTEGGLDAIRGHNHLQPVIRTLADAGIRVSLFVEADPKQLDAAVALGAPVVELHAGAYADLDGASRDAELARIVAAAAHAEAIGLECHVGHGLTYDNVAPIAEITTVRELNIGHFLIGEAIFSGLDSAIRRMRSLMDTARAGSQGARSA, from the coding sequence ATGCGGAATAATTCGAAACTGCGCCTCGGCGTGAACATCGATCACGTGGCGACAATCCGCAACGCCCGTGAAGGCGATTATCCCGATCCGGTGCGCGCGGCGCGGATGGCCGCCGCCGCCGGCGCGGACGGAATCACGGCGCATCTGCGGGAAGACCGGCGCCATATCCGCGACGACGATATCCGGCGTATCCGCGAAGAGGTCGATGCGCCCCTGAACTTCGAGATGGCGGCGACGGAGGAAATGGTCGCCATCGCGTTGCGGTACCTGCCGCATGCGGTGTGTATCGTGCCGGAAAAACGCGAGGAGCGTACGACCGAAGGCGGGCTGGACGCCATTCGCGGCCACAATCACCTGCAACCCGTTATCCGGACACTGGCCGATGCGGGTATTCGCGTCTCGCTGTTCGTCGAGGCGGACCCGAAACAGCTCGATGCCGCGGTCGCACTCGGCGCCCCGGTCGTCGAACTGCATGCGGGCGCCTATGCCGACCTGGACGGGGCGTCGCGGGACGCGGAACTCGCGCGCATCGTCGCCGCGGCGGCCCATGCGGAAGCGATCGGCCTGGAATGCCATGTCGGCCACGGGCTGACCTATGACAATGTCGCGCCGATTGCGGAAATTACCACCGTCCGGGAGCTCAATATCGGCCATTTCCTGATCGGCGAAGCGATATTCAGCGGGCTGGATTCGGCCATTCGCCGGATGCGGTCGCTGATGGATACGGCGCGTGCCGGTTCGCAGGGCGCGCGCAGCGCATGA
- a CDS encoding bifunctional (p)ppGpp synthetase/guanosine-3',5'-bis(diphosphate) 3'-pyrophosphohydrolase, whose amino-acid sequence MMRQYELVERVLGYDPDADESALNRAYVFSMKAHGLQLRESGDPYFSHPVEVAGILSEKKLDCDSIITGLLHDTVEDTVATMEDIRSLFGDKVARLVDGVTKLSQLETVSDRAKQAENFRKLLLAMSEDIRVLLVKQADRLHNMRTLKYIRSDAKRHRIASETMDIYAPLAERIGIRDWKDELEDLSFAELNPDARGSITKRLSFLKQRGGDIVGRVSAELQETLAGRNVLAEVSGREKTPFSIWRKMRRKHIAFEQLSDIMGFRVVVGTPEECYQALGIIHGRYRVVPGRFKDYISIPKPNEYRSLHTTVMGPENQRIEVQIRTREMHEVAELGLAAHWHFKQGVQQDGRQYRWLRGLLEILEQAEAPEEFLENTKLEMFSDQVFCFSPKGELKELPRGATPVDFAYAVHTEIGNTCIGAKINGERAPLRTELKNGDQVEIVTSADQTPSPAWESFVISGKARACIRRYVRSQQREEYMKLGREIVEKAFRREGRVFEEKAVLGILPKFSCRSMSELYEALGAGQITGWEVVTSAFPEIRASEFGANGAAGPSGGGEPNEFAVPIRGLIPGMAVHLGTCCHPLPGDQIVGIAATGRGLTIHTTDCETLANFVDVPEQWVDVHWDASARDGSGHVGRLLVTLSNSPGALAALTGVIGRGQGNITNLKISDRSTDFFELQIDVEVNNVDQLSDIIAGLRADPAVGLVERERG is encoded by the coding sequence ATGATGCGGCAGTATGAGCTCGTAGAGCGGGTACTCGGCTACGATCCGGACGCCGATGAAAGCGCCCTGAACCGCGCTTATGTATTTTCTATGAAGGCGCACGGATTGCAGTTGCGCGAGTCCGGCGACCCCTATTTTTCACATCCCGTCGAAGTCGCGGGCATCCTTTCCGAAAAGAAGCTCGACTGCGATTCGATCATCACCGGCCTGTTGCACGATACGGTCGAGGATACCGTCGCCACAATGGAGGATATCCGCTCGCTGTTCGGCGACAAGGTCGCGCGGCTGGTGGACGGGGTGACCAAGCTGAGCCAGCTGGAAACCGTGTCGGACAGGGCAAAGCAGGCGGAGAATTTTCGCAAGCTGCTGCTGGCCATGTCGGAGGACATCCGGGTCCTGCTGGTCAAGCAGGCGGATCGCCTGCACAACATGCGCACGCTGAAATATATCCGCAGCGACGCCAAGCGACACCGTATCGCCAGCGAGACGATGGATATCTATGCGCCGCTGGCCGAGCGGATCGGCATCCGTGACTGGAAAGACGAACTGGAAGACCTGTCCTTTGCCGAACTGAACCCGGATGCCCGGGGATCGATTACCAAGCGGCTGAGCTTTCTGAAACAGCGCGGCGGCGATATTGTCGGGCGCGTCAGCGCCGAACTCCAGGAGACGCTGGCGGGCCGGAATGTCCTCGCCGAGGTGTCGGGCCGGGAGAAGACGCCGTTTTCCATCTGGCGGAAAATGCGCCGCAAGCACATCGCCTTCGAACAGCTCTCGGACATCATGGGATTCCGCGTCGTCGTGGGAACCCCGGAAGAGTGCTACCAGGCCTTGGGCATCATCCACGGCCGGTATCGCGTCGTGCCCGGCCGGTTCAAGGATTATATCTCCATTCCCAAACCGAACGAATACCGGTCGCTGCACACCACGGTGATGGGACCGGAAAACCAGCGGATCGAAGTCCAGATCCGCACCCGTGAAATGCATGAGGTGGCGGAACTCGGTCTGGCGGCGCACTGGCATTTCAAGCAGGGCGTGCAGCAGGACGGGCGGCAGTACCGCTGGCTCCGGGGACTGCTGGAGATTCTGGAGCAGGCGGAGGCGCCGGAGGAATTCCTGGAAAACACCAAACTGGAAATGTTCAGCGACCAGGTGTTCTGCTTTTCGCCGAAGGGCGAACTCAAGGAACTGCCGCGCGGGGCGACGCCGGTGGATTTCGCCTATGCCGTCCATACCGAAATCGGCAATACCTGCATTGGCGCGAAGATCAACGGCGAGCGCGCACCGCTGCGTACCGAACTCAAGAATGGCGATCAGGTCGAAATCGTGACTTCCGCGGACCAGACGCCGTCGCCGGCCTGGGAAAGCTTTGTCATTTCCGGCAAGGCCAGGGCCTGCATACGCCGGTACGTCCGCTCGCAGCAGCGCGAGGAATACATGAAGCTGGGCCGCGAGATCGTCGAAAAGGCGTTTCGCCGCGAGGGCCGGGTTTTCGAGGAAAAGGCGGTCCTGGGCATCCTGCCGAAGTTTTCCTGCCGCTCCATGAGCGAATTGTACGAGGCGCTGGGCGCGGGGCAGATTACCGGCTGGGAAGTCGTGACATCCGCCTTTCCGGAGATCCGGGCATCGGAATTTGGCGCGAACGGGGCGGCAGGCCCGTCCGGGGGCGGAGAGCCGAACGAATTCGCCGTACCGATTCGCGGCCTGATCCCGGGCATGGCGGTCCATCTGGGCACCTGCTGCCATCCATTGCCCGGCGACCAGATCGTCGGCATTGCCGCGACGGGCCGGGGGCTGACGATCCACACGACGGATTGCGAAACCCTGGCCAATTTCGTCGACGTTCCCGAACAATGGGTGGACGTCCACTGGGATGCCAGCGCGCGGGATGGCAGCGGACATGTCGGCCGTCTTCTGGTGACCCTGTCGAACAGCCCGGGTGCGCTGGCGGCCCTGACCGGTGTTATCGGGCGCGGGCAGGGCAACATCACCAACCTGAAAATCAGCGACCGCTCCACCGATTTCTTTGAATTGCAGATCGACGTTGAAGTAAACAATGTCGATCAGTTGAGCGACATCATCGCCGGACTGCGGGCGGACCCGGCGGTCGGTCTCGTCGAACGCGAACGGGGCTGA
- the rpoZ gene encoding DNA-directed RNA polymerase subunit omega: protein MARVTVEDCVLKVPNRFELVVLAAQRSRGISAGAPISVERDNDKNPVIALREIAEESIDIEELENSVIRGMQKHVEIDEPEDEDPVELMAGAAMAEAGEMAAPAAIKYEDDDTDD, encoded by the coding sequence ATGGCTCGTGTAACCGTTGAAGATTGTGTTCTTAAGGTTCCGAACAGGTTCGAACTGGTGGTGCTTGCCGCGCAGCGCAGCCGGGGCATTTCCGCCGGCGCACCGATTTCCGTTGAGCGGGACAACGACAAGAATCCGGTCATCGCCCTGCGCGAAATCGCGGAAGAGTCCATCGATATCGAGGAACTGGAAAACTCGGTGATCCGCGGGATGCAAAAGCACGTGGAAATCGACGAGCCGGAAGACGAGGATCCGGTCGAACTCATGGCGGGCGCCGCCATGGCGGAAGCCGGCGAAATGGCCGCGCCGGCAGCGATAAAATATGAAGATGACGATACAGACGATTGA
- a CDS encoding NYN domain-containing protein, whose protein sequence is MTIRIYNDEKVALFIDGANLYAAARALGFDIDYKRLLEVFSKKGRLIRALYYTALIEDQEYSPIRPLVDWLDYNGYTMITKPTKEFTDSYGRRKIKGNMDIELAIDVMEMSDQLDHIVLFSGDGDFRRLVEAVQRKGVRVTVVSTVRSSPPMAADELRRQADQFVELMDLADEIGRKSRRDNAVPDDDDDGGYLPDDDEYEDEFDEPIVTPA, encoded by the coding sequence ATGACTATAAGAATTTATAACGACGAAAAAGTCGCTCTTTTTATCGATGGCGCGAACCTGTATGCCGCGGCACGGGCACTGGGTTTTGATATCGACTACAAACGGCTGCTGGAAGTCTTCAGCAAGAAAGGGCGCCTGATCCGCGCCCTTTATTATACGGCACTGATCGAGGATCAGGAGTATTCGCCGATCCGGCCGCTGGTCGACTGGCTGGACTACAACGGCTACACCATGATCACGAAGCCGACCAAGGAATTCACCGACAGCTACGGCCGGCGCAAGATCAAGGGGAATATGGATATCGAACTGGCCATCGACGTGATGGAGATGTCCGACCAGCTTGACCATATCGTCCTGTTTTCGGGCGATGGCGATTTCCGGCGCCTCGTCGAGGCCGTGCAGCGCAAGGGGGTCCGGGTAACGGTTGTCAGCACGGTACGCTCGTCGCCGCCGATGGCCGCTGACGAACTGCGCCGCCAGGCGGACCAGTTCGTGGAACTGATGGATCTCGCGGATGAAATCGGCCGAAAATCCCGCCGTGACAACGCCGTCCCCGACGATGACGACGATGGCGGCTATCTGCCCGATGATGACGAATACGAGGACGAGTTCGACGAACCCATCGTTACCCCGGCCTGA